The following coding sequences are from one Sciurus carolinensis chromosome 11, mSciCar1.2, whole genome shotgun sequence window:
- the LOC124960427 gene encoding olfactory receptor 5A1 — MSMAQAWNSSSVTTFILLGFTDHPDLQGFLYVTFLTIYLVTLAWNLALIFLIRGDTRLHTPMYFFLSNLSFIDICYSSTVAPKMLTDFFQEQKTISFLGCAAQFFFFVGMGLTECFLLTAMAYDRFAAISSPLLYTAIMSRGLCACMVVGAYTGGFLSSLIQACSIFQLHFCGPNVINHFFCDLPPILALSCSNTFLTQVVNFLVVVAVGGTSFLILLISYSYIVSAVLKIRSAEGRWKAFHTCASHLAVVTLLFGTALFMYLRPSSSYSLGRDKVVSVFYSLVIPMLNPLIYSLRNKEIKDALWKVMGKKKVFS; from the coding sequence ATGTCCATGGCCCAGGCCTGGAACAGCTCATCGGTGACCACGTTCATCCTTCTGGGGTTCACAGACCATCCAGATCTCCAAGGCTTCCTCTACGTGACTTTCCTGACCATCTATCTCGTGACCCTGGCCTGGAACCTGGCCCTCATCTTTCTGATCAGAGGTGACACACGtctgcacacacccatgtacttcttcctcagcaaCCTGTCCTTCATTGACATCTGCTACTCTTCCACTGTGGCTCCCAAGATGCTCACTGACTTCTTCCAGGAGCAGAAGACCATCTCTTTCCTGGGTTGTGCtgctcagttttttttctttgttggcatGGGTCTAACCGAGTGCTTTCTCCTGACGGCTATGGCATATGACCGATTCGCAGCCATCTCCAGCCCGCTTCTCTACACCGCCATCATGTCCCGGGGCCTCTGCGCATGCATGGTGGTGGGGGCATACACGGGTGGCTTCCTGAGCTCCCTGATCCAGGCCTGCTCCATATTTCAGCTCCACTTCTGTGGACCAAATGTCAtcaaccacttcttctgtgacctccCACCAATCCTGGCTCTCTCTTGCTCCAACACCTTTCTCACTCAGGTGGTGAATTTCCTGGTGGTGGTTGCTGTTGGAGGAACATCCTTCCTCATCCTCTTGATCTCCTACAGTTACATAGTATCTGCTGTCTTGAAGATCCGCTCAGCGGAAGGTCGATGGAAAGCCTTCCACACCTGTGCCTCGCACCTGGCGGTGGTGACGCTGTTGTTCGGGACAGCCCTGTTCATGTACCTGCGACCCAGCTCCAGCTACTCCCTTGGCAGGGACAAGGTGGTGTCTGTGTTTTACTCCCTGGtgatccccatgctgaaccctCTCATTTACAGTTTGAGGAACAAAGAGATCAAGGATGCACTGTGGAAGGTGATGGGGAAGAAGAAAGTATTTTCCTAG